TTTGtttcatgttttgtgtttttatttatctccTTATTAACGGTGCATCTGTTGCCTTATTTGTAGATCACGTACGATTTGCAGGACTGACGGAAAAAGATGAAATTGTCAGGTGGGGTCTATGTGTCTCTGGAAGAAGTAGGGGGCGTAACAGCTGTCAACTTTTACAGTTTGACATTCCTTTCgtttttttattactgcttcTATTTTTCTCTTAATACTTATTCCTCCGTGACAAGGATATGGCTCATATATAGAAGTTTGGATGCATTAGACTATGATCTGCTCATGTGCCTTCTAACCCTCGGCTTATGGGAATGCCTTTTGAGAAATCGTGTTTacttaaaaccaataaaaatgtcatacatAGCGGTTTATTGGTCCtttgatgtggtggctgcattagttttcaggTTTTGTTTCCAAGACAGCATGATCCATTGAATTGAAGCATCCAAGGAGACTTCCAGTGTCAAGACAACTAAGAATTTTAGGATTTCCACAGTTTtagtcctagggtgacaacattacACATCACTTACAGCTTGTATTGCAAGTATTGGGAACAGGTCAACTCCAGGTGGTTGGCACCTTGGAAGCAGCTCAGTATCCTCAGttgctgtgctgttttttttatacaccaaTGTTTGAAAATTTTACAGCAACTGATACTGAACTGGTCACTATCACCTCTATTCATTCCAAATGGGTGGCTCTGGGTAAGATGCCACACTTACTTAGGGCAGGGGATTCGGGTAACACACATTAGGTTTAGCTTCCACATACTTGGGGGTGCATTTTGCAGAAAACTCTGCATGCCCTGAGGACGTTATTGCAAGGTGCTCATTGTATTCCTTATGGATGTGTCagcatactttattttaaatacattccaaGACAGCATTATCAATTAGAACTGAAACAACCAAGAAGACTTCCAGCATAAAAAAGACACTTTCAGTACTAGGGTGACAATATTCTCTTTGGGAGCAGCTCAGTATCCCCATTTGCTGTGCTAGTTTAATAAACCAGCATTTGAACAATTTACAGCAGCAGGTACTGAACTGGTCACTGCTACCCTTAGTAATTCTTTATTAGTGACTGTGGGTGAGATTCACCAGTGTAAGGAAGCAGTAACCCCACTGCAACCAAACCACCTGTGTGAACTAGCCCTTGCTGTGCCATGTATATTGAAACTGTCACCAAAGAACAAGACCTTGTGTTAGGGCTGCAGAATACCCACTACTCATTGGGAGGAAAGGAAATTGGGATCGatgctatttatttacattgcagCACAGACAGAATATATACAGTTCACTCAAATTTGGGCAAGATCCACAGATATAACTCCATGATCACAGTAAGGGGAAATTTCTCCTAATACAGCCCTGGACAGTAGGTccttatccattttttttttcgcTCAATGTACCCTTGGTTTTACAAGGGATCCAGTCTATCTTGGCATTGGAAATAATGAGTGGATTAGGTTCTGCAGTCAAAGCGGTAGTTCATTTTAGAAATTCTTATATAGCCAGTGCTCAATGTATTTTTCCGTAGGCTGTTTCTGTATTTCCCCCTGTCATGTACCAGCTTGCTCAATGAATCTTTTACACGTACAGTAATATTCCAGGTATCAGTGAAAGTGTTGGGTGTTCCATGAGCTGGAATcaacattacaaaatacatttagatgAGGAAAGCAGAAGTAAAATCCAAACTTGTTTACATACCTAGCTTCCAAAAAAAGAAGTCTTTCTTTTAGGACTAAAAGACTACATGTTAAGATGGGAAAGCAACAAGTAGATAGGCCTCAAAAGTTTAAGGAAGGTTTAAGTTTTATGGCTTTGCCATAACCTTGTTTACCTCATTCACTGCTAGTCTCAGGCTTGGCACACATTAGGTGTAGGCTGCACATACTCAGGGAAGCATTTTACCAAAAACGCTGCATGCCTTGAAGACATTGTTATGCATTATTGCAAGGTGCCCATTGTATTTGATATGGAAGATTCAGGATACTTTATTTTGCTTAAATTCCAGGACAGAATGATTGGAATTGAAGCATCCAAAGACtgccagcttgaaaaaaaaaaactgcttccaAATTTGTGAACTGAGATGGTTATTCCGTCAGTTCCTTACAGGCATTATTAAACTGCAAGATCTTCTGCAGCAGTTGCTTTGCCCTAATCTACCCTTCCATTGGCTAGCGATTCTAACACTGGGcagcactctgggctttgcagcactaggtcccaggttcaaatctctgccaggacactatctgcatggagtttgcaggttctcctcatttacatgggtttcctctgggtattctggtttactcccacattccaaaaacaaaacatgcagttaggttaattggcttcaccccaaaattgaccttggactgtaatagacatatgcctatggtagggacattaaattgtgagcccctttgagggacagctagtgacatgactatggactttgtaaagcgctgcatatgttggcactatataaatactgtataataataaagatgcAGTAGAGTGCTGACTGacctttaattttattaggaaCTTGCAAGATTAGAAGGCCACAGAGGAATTTATTTGCTTGGGGACCTGAGGAACATGTTATACAGTGCACAACCAGTACACTATGGCAAGCATGGCTTTTAGTTTATCTCCCTCTAACTAACACAGTTCTGTGCTCCCCATTACCATCTTCCCAGATTCTAcacatccatttttttccattacttaATGGGCAATGTTGGTTACTCATTATTTAAAAGCACAATGGAAAAGCATTATCCCATCACTTGTttgaaagcagatttttttttttttttttttttaaggcatttgttCTGCCCCAATGGCAATGTATATGTAACTGGTCAGTCTCAGCAGTTTATTACAACACATAAATTGATCACAATTTCATATCAGAGACCCATTAATTTAGGGACTAACAGCATATTGGGTGTGGGCACAAATACCTGCAGCAAGTGGACTTGTATAAAAATCCTTCAAGTGTGTGAGCCATGGAGGATTTTCTCCCACTGGAGAATAAGAATAAAGGCTGTGCAATACTTGACATACGCTCAAAGTTGATGCTTTTGGCAAGCTAGATTTAAACAATGCCTGTGTGGGTCCATATGGTACATACACACTCACAGAACAACTGATTACACAAAAGATTGATTCAATTTTCTGGAAATCAGAACATTCCTGCATTTTAATAAGCAGGACGCGTAAGCaaaattataattgttttaaatatgctGCAAGTGAAAACAGAAGCAGATGATGTAGATATGGTAACACCAACAGTTTCATGTATTATAGGAActacaggcagaaaaaaatggatatatgTACTATGCTTCTATCATATTTTAACATTGATGCACTAACGTACACACTgattagttacttttttttaactatgtaggAGGCTTTTAGAACTTTCAGCTGCTTTATGCAACCATTCCAGAATACACACCAGTGCAAGCATGAAAAAAGTTCTTGCTACCAATAAACAAGACTTGCATACAGCTGGCTCAAAATCAGAATGCAAAAGTGAAGGAAGATGGGGCGCCTGCAACAGTATAGAGGCAGGCAAGCAAGCATCccgagtttagttccgctttaggctGGACTAGACAGTAGTAAATGGCCTGTTCTAGACTTCTTTTTAACACAAGGTGCTGGCTTTTAGCTTAATAGTACAACCTTATACCTGCTTCACCACTTTTCAAGatccagattcattccaggcttCATGTAAATGTTTGCCCTAAAATGTATAGTGAAGGTATGGGGTTTGCAAAAATCAGACCATGATATTGCTAGGCATCAACACTGGGTATTTTGTTGGGGCTGCAAAAAAGGAATGaggaaatactaaaatataaggTTGTCAGCTGAGCCTTAAAGATGCCCCTTGGTAAGGTTACAGGGCTTCTGAAACAAAATGGCTGTAGATATTTTAGTTCTGGATAACATATGGTATTTGTTCTAGCTTTCTATGTCCCATTAGAGAACttcccctcattttctgtcttaAGACAAAGCCACAAAACCTCTATGTAAGGACTTAGAGGGCAGAACAAGTGTCCCCTTGCAATATTTCCCCTCTCCCAATTTAGTAAAAACTagcttatatttttacaaaactagGCAGTCCAGTTCTACCCAAACTTTACAGAAGACAATGGTATAGTAAAAATCACTCAAAAAAGCCAGGTGagatttttacaaagttttatttgacctgaaagaccatttttttttacaattaaaacttCTGGAACTGTTTCTTGGTTCCTGCAGCTTTTGTTACTTTCAGGACATTGAATCGGACAGTTTTGCTGAGAGGACGACACTCTCCAACAGTGACGATATCCCCAATCTGAACATCCCTGTTAGAGGAAAAAAATCAACTGTAAATACACAGAATAGAGGCaggcagcaaaataaatgtacacatttaagTCACCCAATCATGGAGGTACAAGAAAAGTCTTTATAATGACCgtcagcaacagaaaattatggtggtaacattttatttataaacctagattatttttacaaaacacaaGTCACCCCTAAATCAAATTACATCTGAAACACAAGATAAAGCACTCAACCTAATTTTTGGATAGCAATACCAAATTGTACTTTACTATGACACAAAGCAGTCATGTTGCCAACCACCCATTTAATTCTGTAATGTAAAAAGATTTAATTGAACCTAAAACAGATGACAATCAAGGACAGGGATTTGAAATTTCAGCCAATTATATAATATCCATTAGTCTTGCAAATGACTTGAAAATGAATCTTATCCTGATGTATTTGCTTTAACgttttatattctaaaataaaattattactaataaacaggatgtagattatgtagccccaacatattacacagtgctgtactttaaaaaGGGGATGCACATAACAattacagtcagtgacacaggagaggggaccctgcccagaagagctttcaatctaggaggGCTACCAAAGTAtttcatctttaaaaaataaaggggttCAATAGGGCTTCCTGGTATTTGGTTTCTTCTAAAGCTGCATATGGAGTAACAGTGGGACTGTCACAATAGCTTATCCAGGAGTCCAGTGACCAAGGACAAGCAAGTGCAAAAAGTATCCCCACATCAACTGCTGCTTCACTGACAAATCTCTAGCACGACTGCAGTGAGTGAAATCTCCAGAATCCAACTGGATGGGAAAACTGCCCAAACAGAATTATGCATTGTGGCCATCGCAGACCCTTCACAACTGTACATATTTTAAGGCAAAACTCTAAACTAGGGTGCAATTTACTAACAGCAAGCCTCTGCAAATCTAAACCTTCCTTGATATCTGCATGCACTTCATGCTGTTTTCACATGAAAACTGAACGTTGACATCATGACACCATTCTCACCTGAAGCAGGGGGACAGATGAACAGACATGTTCTTGTGGCGTTTTTCAAAACGGTTGTACTTGCGGATGTAGTGCAAGTAGTCCCGGCGGATAACAATGGTGCGCTGCATCTTCATCTTGGTGACCACACCTGAAAGgcaaaaaagatttgtttaaacTTTCTCACTTATGTTGCAAATTTAATGTATGGGCTTGAAAATTACAAGCATACATTTTcaacagtatataaaaaagtcTCCAGGACCAGATGTATTTCCGGTAACTGATGTACTACAGTACAGGAATGTGTAAATTCAGACCAATGTATAGAACCTGTGTCAGGTTTTCAATGTTTAATCGCAGCAGAAAATTGTTCTGGAAATCATTGTAAACTGAAAAGAAACTGAAGAAAAATACTCAAGGTTTCAGCTGTCACTGGAGCATGAAACGTttctaattttacaattttaatagaCAATGGTCACCAACTTTGGAAAGATTTCAAATCACCAGTTCTGTTTCCAAGACCAATGTGAGATGAAATCTACCAAATGGCAGattcaaaaaagaaatctaaatacattttcaaacagttatttttacacaaacattaaatatatttacctttgatGTGAAATAAACACCCTATTGAGTTTGTTTAGAATAAAGGTAACTAGGTAAAAATACAAACGATGGAGACTTGTGTTATATACAAGGTAACTACACATTTACAAAACTTTTAGGCTCTGTTGGCAGTATGATTGACCATGCCACCCTACAGATTGGTTACTGCTGCTCCTAAACCAGTAACTGCTACTGTAACTTACCTGAAAGGATGCGACCACGGATGGACACATTACCGGTGAATGGGCATTTCTTGTCAATGTATGTGCCGTCAATtgcctaaaaacagaaaattcaagTTATATGGTTAATAACACTGAATGAAATGTAGTAAGACACTTAACGCATCAAATTTTTAGCTGTTCTGGAAAGtctagaaaacaatttaaaatttaggAAATGCAATTGGATAACAGAAGATGCTCCAATATGCAGAAACTATTTTTTGCTACAATTTGTTAAACTGTAACTAATGTTTGTTTAGTAAGTGCCATCACAGTATCATATCCTGCACCCCTGAGCATAGAATGCAGTAGTCTGTTTCTTGGAAGGGCAAAGTAACTCCCAAATACAAATGCAGTATTTGTTTCACCCAAACCCAGCCAACGAATATCATCAAAGTTCCCAAAACACAGCATATTTGTAATGATTTACATATTGCAGTTTCTGCATCAAATAGGTAATGCTACCATTCATGTGgaactaaaacaaaattttaaccACCACCTTCTTCTCTGTTAAAAGATAGGTGGCACatttaaagcacacctaaacttAGAATCTCAGGCACGCGCAGAAGGATCCCTTTCTTCATACGGGAACAAAATTGCcgctcacgcatgcgcagtgggatcggcaagttcCCCCCCCATCTATGtaacccgatctcgtgcctgtgtcGGGTGATGTGGGAAGCAGAACCTAGAAGAGGAAAGATGGCGCTGCCCGGCAGAACAGCCCAAAGACAGATGCCAGGACTATGCGGGACACGAaagaagagacctctggaccaatTGACTGATCTGCTGCATAGAAGGTAAGGGTATTTTGCTTTGGgcgaggtttgagtttacttcctctttaagcaagTCCAGGCTCCCTCCAGTTATTGTTGCCAGAACAGAACTGTGGGGCATAATTTCATGACAATTAGTGGCACGTAATTCCCTTGGTCATAAAGgggtttaaatttaatttagggTGAATTCCAGCATTTTGACCTGATACATTGTATAGGACTGGACACAATTCTTTTAACATCCTATTCCACCTTAACCCAGGCCACATCTGTGAATTAACCGATCCTTTCTTGACATgcatctatatatattttcaatcaCAAATCAAGACAGAGGGACTGTACCCTAGGAAAGAGGGGTGATTCCAAGCTAATTAAAAAACGGGATAGCTCAAGTCTTGATCGGTTACCTTTAATGAATATGAAGTGGCTACATCTTTAAAAAGTATAGAATTACCTCTCTGGGGGTCTTGAATCCCAAACCAACATTTCTGTAATATCTTGGAAGCTTCTCTTTGCCGGTCTCCCCAAGAAGCACACGCTTCTTGTTTTGGAAGATAGTTGGCTGCTTCTGATAAGCCCTCTCGGTCtgtaagaacaaaatgtaaaatattagtacAGGAAGGGTAACTATGTCAAAATATACACCAGCTATTCATATCTTGCTCATTGCTTATTATTGAAAACAATTCACTATATGTTTCACTTCATTGAAACTTAAAAACAACCAGTATGCACCAAGAATGGGAACATgaaattattaaagctgaactctggagaGCAAAAATAGTGTAACAGTTTGTTTTGCCCAGTGCATGATTAACAAGCAATATACTTACTCCTTACTCCAATGGAGGATATGCTAGTTTATACTCTGGCATGCAGGCCCTTGGCATTCTCCTGCACAATGCATGACCACCAGTCCTCCATTCTGGGGGATGCAGTCACAGCTATAAGGAGCAAAGAGGACCAGTCACCCAAAGAGCAACCCTGTGGGAGGGGTGAACCCTAACTTATAACCATTGAACCTCAACCCATCCAACACAAGTTTCCTAAACACACTGCCATTTACTGATCTGTTCCAAACATCAAGAGGTACAGGGATAAGCAAATTTGCAGAGACCGCTATAATTGAGTTGTATCGTTGTGTTGGATAAAGTAAAGCTTGTGTAAACCTCTGATGTGTTGTTGCATTTGTCCTTCCTCTATCACCTGCTGATGCTGCCAATGTTCATCTTACAAGACAGTTTATTGTATCTCAGGATACTCTACATCCAAAGCATTTTCTCAAATCTATTTAGTGGGAAGTGTTCTTTAGTCTTCAAAACACAGCTATGAAAACTAAAAGCTGTTGGAATCTTCAGTTTAGCATACAGGATATTACATGAGGTCCATATTTTTAGTAAGATAATAAAGAACTCTACTTTCTGAAAAGAGTTTTAAGACTGAAAAGTgaaaggactggtaagctgttcTTGGTTTAAGTAAAATTGTtcataagtttttattttttaagagtgAGAATCAGGGCACCATACACAGATGAGGGAGAACAGGACGTGCGCACACACACGGGAATTTTGCCAACAGATATGGCACAAGAGGGTCAGCACACAGGCATTGCACATGGGTAACCATGTCACCGTGTCCTCCCcaatcttgttttaaaaaatggggtgggaagaaactggaggaTGGCAGCCCCATATTGTGCCCCAACTACTCTAACCACTCAAACAGACTTACTAAAAAATGTGATGAGGCTGGGAAGAAAACTGGCACTCATACAGACATGGCACAGGAGGGTGATGGGGGGCCCCCTGCACACACAGACCTGGCACAGGAGGGTGATGGGGGGGACCCTACACACACAGCACAAAAGGGTGATGGGGGGACCCCATATATAGACACATGGCACAGGAGTTTGATGGGGGGGCCATATATACACAGACCTGGCACAGGAGGGTGATGGGGGACCCCTGCACACACAGACCTGGCACAGGAGGGTGATGGGGGCCCCCTGCACACACAGACCTGGCCCCCTGCACACACAGACCTGGCACAGGAGGGTGATGGGGGCCCCCTGCACACACAGACCTGGCACAGGAGGGTGATGGGGGCCCCCTGCACACACGGCACAAAAGGGTGATGGGGGGACCCCATATATAGACACATGGCATAGGAGATTGATGGGGGGccccatatatacacacatggcaCAGGAGTTTGATGGGGGGGGCCCATATATACACATATGGCACAGGAGGGTGATGGGGGCCCCTGCACACAGACCTGGCACAGTAGGGTGATGGGGGCCCCTATATATACAGACACATGGTAAGGAGGAGCAGCACGCTTGTACATAGACATGAAATATAAATCAGGGTTTCTTTACATGCAGAGGGAAGCGGCGCTTCCATAATCAGTGCTGCTGCTGCACACAATCCAGAGGCAAGCGGTGTCGTAGTAAAATCAAAGCCCGGAGTGCCACAAACCCAGCACACACTCCAGGCCTCTGCTCAGGCCTCCACGCGGCTTCAGTGTCCGCCCTTTTTCTTCGCACACAGCCCTCATGCTGTCCCAACCGAGAGACCGGACGTCTCCTCGGTACCCTGTGCAACTTTTCGTCTGCTCCAGGACTCGCTGCGCCTCACAGAACAGAATTCCATTCCCCGCAATGCCGGAGCTCTCACCTGAATATCCGCCATCTTGGCCTGCCGGGTGAAAAAGAGACTGGAGCACCGCTACAGGGTTTCCTAAGGAAGAACAGAGGGCGGACGTGACGTCGTAGGCTGGCCTCTACTGTCAGCGTCCACCATGCGTGGTGGGCGGGATCCTAGTATGCAAATATAGAGGAAGATGACAGCTTATGCGcaatttttgcatacattttgccCCGCCCGTATAGTACGAAAGCTCATGTGACGACGTGCGGGAAATTTGATTCAGAGAGAATGTCACGTGCTGTAGGTTAGCCAATAGCATTTCCACGCTGAGGTAGAAACAGGACGCAGTACAGTCAGTGGGAAGGTGGTGGGGGGGCAAGATGTTGTCACAGGGAAAGATTAGCAGGTAGGGAGGGGAAGTGATAGCAGAGCAGGTTATcttattcattttagttttaggCCGTCTATATGGGTCAGGTCACTGGTATGTAGGCCTAAACTTCCATGTCAGCATCATTAGTGCACATTGCCAATAGTGGGCCTCAGGGCAGAACTGACTTGTGGCCCatgttggctgaggaaggtcGGCAGCCCTTGTGCACActatagacctgatttaataaagctctccaagggtggcaaatatacactttcattagtgaacctgggtgatccagcaatcctggaatggatttcctaatcctgcaccagacccattccaggtttgctggatcacccaggttcactgatggtagtgtatcttccccagccttggagagctttaataaatcaggtccaatgtgaggactttagagattccactacgatctttgggcactacaggggatgaataggggcTTGTCCCTTGTAAAAGAaacccgctggggggacgcaccggccagccagagccgcggaccatgtccctagtacagttcccaggcccactcccccattgcaagctcagatctgtgatgggagagtgggcggggttatgtcataatgacatcacactgggggaggtttctccccctttgactgacaccctgcgcatgcacagtcaAGAGCTGGTGATTTTTGTGGTCTgtggaaccgaaaaggttggcgatcactggcgatcaagaatgaatgagagcgcagagccttccggtatacctatgtcacacatgccaggaggcccttggctgctccttctctgcatacatgagcatctcaggcatgtgcagaaggagccctttcattaaccCCCTGATGAtgaccccgagtgtggctcggggtgaatttttttATACCAGATGCgacactcggggtaggaaaaaaaaaatcctacctccTCCCTTCAATCCAGCGGCATCCTCTAGCGAACCCCGGCCGGCTTGTGCATCACATCCTCGCCTCATTTTATGATGAGTGAAGCATTGGTACGCTGTGGAGGCGTGGctcccaaataataataataaagttcatTCTAATATTGTACCCTGTTTGGACAaacttaaataacatttttaaattcataattgttttataattaatatttataaatatttattatattttcatttatgatttgtgtttcaaatttatcATATCCAGGAGTTATTCCCAAGAATTcagaatattaaacaacaaatttccacagaAAACAAAGTTCcgttttaaacataaaaatacggacataatcagaccgccagggaggttaatagggaaaaaaattgcagatctcacgcacgcgggtgacgtaggaggaagaacCCAGAATAAAATGGCGGTGCcaggcgctccctctgcgccgggccgaagacaCTATCCGCATCCTGAACTCAGACTAAAGACCTCGCAGATCAGCAACTATATGCTACCATCTGTGAAGAAACTCTCCAATGGAATGGGACCCCTCTGTTGTGATACTCCTGATTCAAATCTACACAAGGGCTCCTATGTCAACAGCATGATCCAACAGGTGTCCATTCTCACAAGATTCTTTTCTCAGTGTCAAAATGTCTAAAAGACTACGTGAGGCTTCATGCTCAGCAGTCTAAGATTTTTGCCCCTGGCTAAGTCTGATCAAGGGGCCCTGAGCTATCCGAGTCTGTAGACTCTTCTCTAATACCCAATGGCTGGGATTACCCAAACTTTAATTCTCCACATATTTACCCACTTTTGAACACCCGTCTACCTGTGTACCAAACCAAGTAACAAGCTAGTAGTTAAATACATCTCATCATTGATTGGCTTCTCTTTTTCCAGAACCAGGAACTATTCTTGGTAACAGGAAATAATCAACTACTTACAGGGAGAACTAGATCCTAAAACAATCTAGAAAGTTCTAATCCTACAACCCAATTTCTCCCAGTTAATGGGGACATATCACTAAAGGGGTGCTTTATAAGCCTGCAGGCACACTCTTGATAGTGTATTTTAGCAGTGTTCATTTTGCATTAATTATACAACTGCAGATGCAAAAATGTGATCAGAGTTAGCTTTTCCCTGCATGAGACGAATGACAGTGTTAAAGGCTGCCTATATTCAAAAGGTAATATCAGGACCTGTTTTAGATTGTCTGATTGTAACCAATCAgtccaaagtttttttattgctattctaGGGTTGTTTAGTCAATCTGTCGCCCCGAGGTATATAAGCTTGACTGGATCATATATCAATATTGCCCCGCTTCTAGTAAAGAACATACACGGCAAATATGGAATGGTGTCCAAATCTCAGGGGGTTATTGTAGGTAAAGGAAGAAGCCTCCAGCAGCAAGtggaaaacataacatttttttatataataattaatcaATTTTGATTTCTGTTgccaaagaatttaaaaatataaagtgaaatcCTGTCATGACATCATACTTTATTGGTATGGTATTTTTATGAAGaatcttacataaaagggctaGGAATTAATCATGTGCAATACATTTACATGACAAGAATCTCATTGAAGTATTTaggaaaatatagaatatttgagAAGCGTTCCTTACCTACGGTTTGTGTTAAAGTTTAACTAA
This portion of the Pyxicephalus adspersus chromosome 8, UCB_Pads_2.0, whole genome shotgun sequence genome encodes:
- the RPS11 gene encoding small ribosomal subunit protein uS17; this translates as MADIQTERAYQKQPTIFQNKKRVLLGETGKEKLPRYYRNVGLGFKTPREAIDGTYIDKKCPFTGNVSIRGRILSGVVTKMKMQRTIVIRRDYLHYIRKYNRFEKRHKNMSVHLSPCFRDVQIGDIVTVGECRPLSKTVRFNVLKVTKAAGTKKQFQKF